A DNA window from Phoenix dactylifera cultivar Barhee BC4 chromosome 13, palm_55x_up_171113_PBpolish2nd_filt_p, whole genome shotgun sequence contains the following coding sequences:
- the LOC103723611 gene encoding kinesin-like protein KIN-14J — protein MGEEALPAMSPVRPFEAAQKTVEENSKPLQEVQDQTLENHSDSSVDRPDQDRETNPSTDSKEMEQELSNIIQTLKDDDRLIPSPILKGISGPDLSSALQFLGTKYNGLMKKHQGQIEELEKLRDNCEMLRNKCLEECEPKYETLKKKYTEECAERKRLYNEMIVLKGNIRVFCRCRPLSLEEISKGYSSVIEIDPSQDTELQIICSDYSKKQFKFDHIFGPKDDQEAVFAETLPIVKSVLDGYNVCIFAYGQTGTGKTFTMEGTTENRGVNYRALEELFRSSKERSSLSRYQFSVSMLEVYNEKIRDLLADNADQHAKKLETKQVADGTQDVPGLVEAQICSIDEVWEKLKTGARNRSVGSTNANELSSRSHCLVRVTIKSENLVSGQRSRSHMWLVDLAGSERAAKIEVEGERLKESQFINKSLSALGDVISALASKNPHIPYRNSKLTHLLQSSLGGDCKTLMFAQISPSSADLGETLCSLNFASRVRGVEHGPARKQSDPAESFKLKQMAEKLRQEEKESARLKESLQLMQLKYASRENVFKTLQEKIRDTEQTCRNYQQKVRDLENQLADERKASRDAAKFSKPPLAPIKQRPPLSRITNRLPPSGPRKNSTAMTVRVQDKENVLSTCKASGMDQTKPLNKARRISLAPVVRHIPVQTKRRASIATLPNEAERHQALPEARQDQISGTIQASQLRLPRRRSVAAFTLFPGTPQAAATPEAKWKFGGTASSSKYASPPPHVQALWKSKIPTICSPRQRLRLISSPANPGSLNSAQQAVSKLCFSVQKRVVVGSPAQPKHAMLPGSFIFHQAPREKEIVGRLGTAQRVLCKNRRKSVI, from the exons ATGGGAGAAGAAGCTTTGCCGGCGATGTCCCCCGTGCGACCCTTCGAAGCAGCGCAGAAAACAGTGGAAGAGAACTCCAAACCCCTTCAAGAAGTCCAAG ATCAAACCCTAGAAAACCACTCTGATTCCAGCGTTGATCGCCCGGATCAAG ATCGGGAGACGAATCCCTCAACTGACTCCAAAGAGATGGAACAAGAATTAAGCAACATTATCCAG ACACTTAAGGATGATGACCGCCTCATTCCATCTCCTATTCTGAAGGGAATTTCTGGTCCTGATCTCTCTTCTGCTCTTCAGTTTCTTG GGACCAAGTACAATGGTCTGATGAAGAAACACCAAGGGCAGATTGAAGAACTTGAAAAACTACGGGATAATTGTGAAATGCTAAGGAATAAGTGCCTTGAGGAGTGTGAGCCTAAATATGAAACCTTGAAGAAGAAGTACACAGAGGAATGCGCTGAAAGGAAGCGcctgtacaatgaaatgatcgTGCTGAAGGGCAACATCAGGGTCTTTTGCAGATGCAGGCCTCTGAGCTTGGAAGAGATCTCTAAAGGTTATTCTTCTGTGATAGAGATCGACCCATCGCAGGATACTGAGTTGCAGATCATCTGTTCGGATTACTCCAAGAAGCAGTTTAAATTTGATCATATTTTTGGACCTAAAGATGACCAAG AGGCTGTCTTCGCGGAGACATTGCCTATTGTGAAATCAGTACTAGATGGGTACAATGTGTGCATTTTTGCATATGGGCAAACTGGTACTGGGAAGACCTTTACGATGGAAGGAACTACAGAGAACAGGGGCGTCAACTACAGAGCTTTGGAGGAATTGTTTAGGAGTTCCAAGGAAAGAAGCTCCTTGAGCAGATACCAATTTTCTGTGAGCATGTTGGAGGTCTATAATGAGAAAATCAGAGATCTTCTAGCAGACAATGCAGATCAACATGCAAAGAa ATTGGAGACCAAGCAAGTGGCAGACGGAACACAGGATGTGCCTGGGTTGGTTGAAGCTCAGATCTGCAGCATAGATGAGGTGTGGGAGAAGCTTAAAACTGGAGCAAGAAACAGATCGGTTGGATCAACCAATGCCAATGAGCTCAGTAGCCGTTCTCACTG CCTGGTTCGGGTGACAATCAAGAGTGAGAATTTGGTGAGTGGGCAGAGGAGCAGGAGCCACATGTGGCTCGTGGATTTAGCTGGAAGTGAACGTGCTGCAAAAATTGAAGTCGAGGGAGAGAGGCTGAAGGAGTCACAGTTCATCAATAAGTCACTCTCAGCATTAGGAGACGTTATCTCTGCTCTTGCCTCAAAGAACCCCCATATTCCAtacag GAACTCCAAGCTTACCCATCTGCTCCAAAGCTCTCTAG GAGGAGATTGCAAGACTCTTATGTTTGCACAGATCAGCCCAAGCTCAGCAGATTTGGGAGAAACACTCTGTTCATTAAACTTTGCCAGTCGAGTCCGGGGAGTTGAGCATGGCCCTGCCCGTAAACAATCAGATCCAGCAGAAAGTTTCAAGCTTAAACAGATG GCAGAGAAGCTCCGACAGGAAGAAAAGGAATCAGCAAGATTAAAGGAAAGCTTGCAGTTGATGCAGCTCAAATATGCATCACGGGAGAATGTCTTTAAAACTCTTCAAGAAAAA ATCAGAGATACCGAGCAAACATGCAGGAATTATCAACAAAAG GTGAGAGACCTCGAGAACCAACTAGCTGATGAGAGGAAAGCTTCCAGAGATGCTGCTAAATTCTCCAAGCCACCACTTGCTCCCATCAAGCAGCGACCACCTTTGAGCAGAATCACAAACCGCTTACCACCTTCAGGACCTCGCAAAAATAGCACCGCAATGACTGTCCGAGTGCAAGATAAAGAGAACGTTCTTTCAACATGTAAGGCCTCTGGTATGGACCAAACAAAACCTCTCAACAAAGCAAGGAGGATATCATTGGCCCCTGTAGTCCGTCATATACCAGTgcagaccaagaggagggcctCCATTGCTACCTTGCCAAATGAAGCCGAAAGACATCAAGCATTGCCTGAAGCACGACAGGATCAGATAAGTGGCACCATTCAAGCTTCTCAGCTGAGACTCCCAAGGAGAAGATCAGTGGCAGCATTTACTTTGtttccaggaacaccacaagCAGCAGCCACTCCAGAAGCAAAATGGAAATTTGGTGGCACTGCATCCAGCAGCAAGTACGCAAGCCCACCACCTCATGTGCAGGCACTGTGGAAATCAAAGATCCCAACCATTTGTTCTCCTCGGCAAAGGCTTCGACTTATTTCAAGCCCTGCCAATCCCGGCAGTTTAAATAGTGCCCAGCAAGCGGTCAGCAAGTTGTGTTTTAGCGTGCAGAAAAGAGTGGTTGTTGGCTCGCCAGCTCAACCAAAGCATGCCATGCTTCCAGGATCATTTATCTTTCACCAAGCTCCACGGGAAAAGGAAATTGTTGGTAGACTGGGGACTGCTCAAAGAGTTTTGTGCAAGAACAGAAGAAAGTCTGTTATCTAA